The following nucleotide sequence is from Solanum dulcamara chromosome 7, daSolDulc1.2, whole genome shotgun sequence.
GGGATTTATGGAGGTATGATGTGCtatgtacatatatgatatgatatgatctgatatgaccatctgatatgatatgatctattacagaCATATTCCCTACTGTGGaattatgatgtgctgtggcgccggTGATGGGGCGGTGACCAtgatttgttcatcgagtcccataataggttcggatatggcatatgtttttctgcataccttatctgtggttatgataagcattttgatatatatggatactttgctcatttttgcacattctgctatggtaataactttacttattacagtccatgttttacatactcggtatattttccgtactgaccccctttctttggggcgctgcgtttcatgcctgcaggtacagatgttcattttggagatccaccagcttagggtttccactcagctatgttggaagtgctccactgttccggagcctaacttttgatactagttatttgatgtacatatttatttattcaggggtatggcgggggccctctcccgccatatgatataattattactcttagaggcctgcagatatgtgtatgtgggttatctGTGAGTATGTCATGTTATACacattattatgttatggcagccttgtcggcttgcgtgcccttttaggatatgatacgaatgaaagaggccatatgtacacaaaaaagttttaattcattgggatatttatgagtagtatcactttgtttatAGTTGGATTTGACTacagctgataggtatgtatatgggtgcccaacttgggcaccagtcacggcctacggggttgggtcgtgataggtagacacactgaaaggctcaagaaggaACTCAGAGATTCTATTAAACTTATTAGCTACATAAGGGGTCACGAATGACAAGGTGGCACCCGAGTCAAGTAAAGCATAACAATTGATAGACAAGACTCGAAGCATACTAGTGACAACATCCGATAAATTCTCCTAATCCTGGCGATTAGCCATAGAATATAGAAGGTTTCAACCTCCATTCGTACCTATAGTTGTACTCTATGATTACCTCAAGTCGGGAGTGCTGTAGTAGAGAATTGGGCTCTGTCGCCCTATATCGAACATTTCCACTAAAAATGGCCTATCTTACCACATTTGTAGCAACTATTACTTCTATCTCAGCATTTTCCCAAGTGGAGTTTTCCACATTTACTACAAGGTGAATTTCCCTTCGAACCTAAAGCCACACTaacttgggattgagaaccctgggctCTAAAGTTCTGGTGGCTCTGTGCCTTTTAGCCATACCTATGGCTGGGGGAAGGTGCACTTGCTGTCGACCgagcataattagaagacctcttctggaagaaggacgtGTTGCCCTTACCTTGTCTCTGCTCATTTTCATGCCCAGTTGATTTGGCCTTCTTACTCAAGTGCTCTTCTCTATCTTTtatcttatcatcctcaacctgctgggCAAACTTCATcaacctagaaatatccatatcagaAATCAGTAATGATGCCTtacactctttcttcacatgctTCCCCAGGccggagacaaacttcctcatcttttatctcatatctgggatcatctccgGAGCATATTTGGGCAGCTCGATGAACTTCAGACTAACTCTTTAAATATCATaccctcttgtttcaaattcacaaactcttctactttttctttcctcaattctctaggaaagaaataaacaaggaatgctccctcaaactcatctcaaGTAGCAGGCTAAGCATCATCACCATGACTCTCCTCCTACTAGTTATACCATACATTAGCAACATTTTTGAGCAAATAAaaaaccaactcaaccccctcaatctcagTATAATGCATTGCTTTCGGTATTTTCCACATCTcttcaataaagttttgggggtcctCCTCAGCCTAAGAACCCGTGAAAACTAGTGGGTTCATTCTCAATAAGTCTCTAATCCTCATGGTATCATATGACttttgggaactagagctaggagctgGTGAACTCTGGATACCATTTCGGGTAGCtactagttgagtgagcatagcaatcgctcctggGAAATTGGCCTCTGAAGTCGGTGCAGACTGAGTAGTAGGCACTTGGGTTTCCTctgaagatcaagcaggtcgaCCCCTAGTTCTCACTCTAGGAGGTGGGGGAATCTCAGACTGAGGGATCTCAGTACGGGCGGTGTTCCTCAGACTGGCGGTatgttttggaggcattattttCAATCGTGTAACGCACGGATTAGGAAGGgacttttagagttaaactctttcgcatgaactcagaatatgaagaagtgaaacaattcctaatatcctatagcctcctgataaTAAATatagtgcacaacacacccataagcaagactctactagacacgacttcatagactccctatcactcttgaactctatgctctaaAACCAAGTTTCtcacgcctcgagagggtaccctaggcgtggcagTCACTCGAATACCATTGTTGTTCCcaaagtgaaccacttggtcctaTCACACATCCAATCACTCAAAGAAAGACTCAACATcaatttaaaatacatttaagtcggctaaccaaatcaacatttcaataagaataatatatttaaaataaatctcaaatcaactccATATGATAAGGATAGTTTTGGAAACCAAAACATTTACTCGACAGTATCATCTATCAatctatgaatcctctaataCTATCCaaaaggtgccaatgaaaaTTCCATCGCTACCCTAAAAGAAATACTTCAAAGATAACTAATCCAGAGTGCCTTCAGatgcaaggaggactcaccaactatgaGAGTAGAAGTGATtgtcaatgatgcgcctgttgaggatatCTAACACTTGTAAATGCATCgctctcaaataatctaagAGTTAATAAGAGGGTTATACATCCATGGTACTATTAAGGGACTTAATATAATCCTAAAACGTCAGGGTTTTATTCTAAGAgg
It contains:
- the LOC129894827 gene encoding uncharacterized protein LOC129894827, which produces MRKFVSGLGKHVKKECKASLLISDMDISRLMKFAQQVEDDKIKDREEHLSKKAKSTGHENEQRQGKGNTSFFQKRSSNYARSTASAPSPSHRGGGGGRPQVQFSQGQYAHGGGQCTNCFYALPGRQKVEEEPNMVTSMLEFFNFDVYALLDPDANLSFITPFLANRSEILQKC